The window GGATTGTTTGAGTGCCGAAATTATTACCTTTTCTAATCGGTTTATTTTCACTTCTTTTCTTTCAGAATGTTCACAAATAATTGGAGTGATACGGTCTATTCCTATTTCCGTAGCTTTTTCTAAAAACCATTCGTAACGGTCAATGCTTTTAGTAGGCGCAACAGCCATGTGAACCGAAAAGAACCTTTTACCATATTCCTTCTTTGTTTCCAGAATTTTTACGGTACTTCTTTTTGGATGATCATCAACCAATTCCGTTTTATGCAAATTCCCATTTCCATCGGTAAGATAAATGATATCCCCAATCTTTAAGCGTAAAACACGGATGCAGTGTTTCGATTCCTCTTCATTAAGGGTATAGTTTCCGGTTGTAATATCTGAACAATAAAATAGGTGCATGGGCTTTGTTCTGTTTTCATTTAATTTGTTTACAAGATATAAAATTGTTCGATTGCTTCATCTGCCTACCGCAGACAAGTTGCTCTATTGTTATTTCGATGATTTAAAATTAGTTTTCCCTGTTAGGCTGAGGTTCTAACCTCAGGCGAACTTCTTTCTTTTTACTTATAGCCTCAAGCCAACTGGGCTAGGGTTTTGCTTGCTTTTGTTCTTCTTCAGCTTCATTAATATTAATTCTAGCTTTATGACCATGTTTCTCAAGTAAATACAATAAATTCCCTCCGTTAATCAAAGTGAGAGGTTTGTTTTTTGCAAATTCATATGAATCAGACCCAAAGTCAGAAGTAGTAACTAATATACCTTTAGATGCACCTTCATTTAGAACTGTCCCGTACAAATCTCTAACAGCAGAAACTCCCACAATATTTGTATACCTTTTAGCTTGGATAACAATTTTACCCCCTTTTATTGGATCTGGGTCAAAAGCAACAGCATCAACTCCTCCATCTCTACTTGTTTGTGTAACCTTAACTTCACCTCCATTATTACTAAATTCTCTTTCAAATATTTCTCTAATTAAATGTTCAAAATCTTCCCAATGCATGGCTGCTATATTTGTATATGAATTAATCTCTACTTCTTTTGAGGATACAAAACGTTTGTCATGTT of the Bacteroidota bacterium genome contains:
- a CDS encoding 16S rRNA (uracil(1498)-N(3))-methyltransferase codes for the protein MHLFYCSDITTGNYTLNEEESKHCIRVLRLKIGDIIYLTDGNGNLHKTELVDDHPKRSTVKILETKKEYGKRFFSVHMAVAPTKSIDRYEWFLEKATEIGIDRITPIICEHSERKEVKINRLEKVIISALKQSLKAYLPKLSETVKFNHFINQPFEGQKFIAYCEGKPQLLKKLYTPKTDVLILIGPEGDFSPDEVEQAIKKGFIPVSLGSSRLRTETAAIAACHAINLLNDE